A genome region from uncultured Roseibium sp. includes the following:
- the pgsA gene encoding CDP-diacylglycerol--glycerol-3-phosphate 3-phosphatidyltransferase produces MKKNVALSLPNILTYGRIAAVPALAGCLYFEGLTLRWVALGLFILAAITDFFDGYLARAWQQQSALGRMLDPIADKLLVSVSLLMLAADGTIDDWSLIPAIIILCREILVSGLREFLAELQVSVPVTRLAKWKTAVQLFAIALLLAGPAGETILPGTTLAGLTALWLAAILTIYTGYDYFRAGIGHLIEE; encoded by the coding sequence ATGAAAAAGAACGTTGCTCTGAGCCTGCCGAACATCCTCACCTACGGGCGTATCGCAGCGGTACCGGCCCTTGCGGGATGTCTTTATTTCGAAGGCCTTACGCTTCGCTGGGTCGCTCTTGGATTGTTCATCCTCGCGGCCATAACCGACTTCTTCGACGGTTATCTGGCCCGCGCCTGGCAGCAGCAATCGGCTCTCGGCCGGATGCTCGATCCGATCGCCGACAAACTGCTCGTGTCCGTCTCGCTTCTCATGCTGGCGGCCGACGGAACAATCGACGACTGGTCTCTCATTCCCGCCATCATCATCCTGTGCCGCGAAATCCTGGTTTCCGGCCTGCGGGAATTTCTCGCGGAACTGCAGGTCAGTGTTCCGGTCACCCGGCTGGCCAAGTGGAAAACGGCCGTGCAACTCTTTGCCATCGCCCTCCTCCTGGCGGGTCCGGCCGGCGAAACCATTCTGCCCGGAACTACCCTTGCGGGTCTCACGGCGCTCTGGCTTGCGGCGATTTTGACCATATATACCGGCTATGACTACTTCCGCGCGGGCATTGGTCATCTCATTGAAGAATAG
- a CDS encoding endonuclease/exonuclease/phosphatase family protein, whose translation MFEYRFRRLRSLIGWLSLTAGISVCLLGLAAFAAPGFWAADNMSFFLRQFLAAGLAGQFGGLLGFTVPHRRPGLYKSLLVLHTLLFAVLAGSTVWRTVEHTQPVAATRAGETSLRVVATNLERLFLENRALTDFLKQADPDIMVFEETAWWLQKHHWKKLGRPIGAIGKPPFPKNLVVGSLGDISVYSRFPILESRSIIVENEPGQQRQDIREILVLKLDVEGRPVNLVAVHPSSPRSEVRWNRRQTYLKRLEAVVAELKAQGDAETIVIGDWNLSPWSAYFSNLFGKLNLGTAFPDGFPQTTRFFFDYRLHWVLGAVVDHVAITPGLRFSGVKLGPDIGSDHLPLIADIVLPGVAKMKSAN comes from the coding sequence ATGTTCGAATACCGTTTCCGGCGGCTGCGCTCCCTGATCGGCTGGCTGAGCTTAACTGCGGGTATCAGCGTCTGTCTTCTGGGCCTCGCCGCGTTCGCGGCGCCCGGGTTCTGGGCGGCGGACAACATGAGCTTCTTCCTGCGCCAGTTTCTGGCGGCCGGTTTGGCCGGCCAGTTCGGAGGGCTTTTGGGCTTCACCGTGCCCCATCGCCGGCCAGGGCTCTACAAGTCCCTTCTGGTGCTGCACACCCTCCTGTTCGCCGTGCTGGCCGGGTCAACGGTCTGGAGAACTGTCGAACACACCCAACCTGTTGCTGCGACCCGCGCGGGCGAAACAAGCCTGCGGGTCGTCGCGACCAACCTGGAACGCCTGTTCCTGGAAAACAGAGCCCTGACCGACTTCCTGAAACAGGCCGACCCCGATATCATGGTCTTCGAGGAGACCGCTTGGTGGCTGCAAAAGCATCACTGGAAGAAGCTTGGCCGTCCGATCGGGGCGATCGGAAAACCGCCCTTTCCAAAGAATCTCGTTGTCGGGTCGCTCGGCGATATCAGCGTTTATTCCAGGTTCCCCATCCTGGAAAGCAGGTCCATCATCGTCGAAAATGAGCCCGGCCAGCAGCGACAGGACATCCGTGAAATCCTTGTCCTTAAGCTCGACGTCGAGGGCCGGCCGGTCAATCTGGTCGCCGTGCATCCGTCGAGCCCTCGAAGCGAGGTTAGATGGAACCGCAGACAGACCTACCTGAAACGTCTGGAAGCGGTTGTTGCGGAGCTGAAAGCGCAAGGAGATGCCGAAACCATCGTCATCGGCGACTGGAACCTGTCACCCTGGTCCGCCTACTTCTCCAACCTGTTCGGCAAGCTGAACCTCGGCACGGCCTTTCCGGACGGATTCCCGCAAACGACGCGCTTCTTCTTCGACTATCGCCTGCACTGGGTCCTCGGCGCCGTCGTGGATCATGTCGCGATCACGCCCGGGCTGCGGTTTTCCGGGGTCAAGCTCGGCCCCGATATCGGCTCCGATCATCTGCCCTTGATAGCAGATATCGTCCTGCCCGGCGTCGCGAAGATGAAATCTGCGAATTGA
- the moaD gene encoding molybdopterin converting factor subunit 1, whose product MQIRYFAWVREKVGIEEETLDLPGNIGTVADLIAYLKTIDDNHAAAFEEEDAIRVALDQMHVEVDADLGAAREVAFFPPMTGG is encoded by the coding sequence GTGCAAATCCGCTACTTCGCATGGGTGCGTGAGAAGGTGGGAATTGAAGAGGAGACCCTCGACCTTCCCGGCAACATCGGCACGGTAGCCGATCTGATCGCCTATCTGAAAACCATCGACGACAATCATGCCGCCGCCTTCGAAGAAGAAGACGCCATCCGCGTCGCCCTCGATCAGATGCATGTCGAGGTCGACGCCGACCTGGGTGCCGCGCGCGAAGTCGCCTTTTTC
- a CDS encoding HlyU family transcriptional regulator translates to MIGKFFSNLFGGGERAQSEDHQPVFYNDFEIVPEPQLTNGQWQVSGRIEKEIDGHRKVHMFIRADMLPGEDEAVSQTVRKAKVMIDQQGDGIFD, encoded by the coding sequence ATGATCGGAAAGTTCTTCAGCAATCTGTTCGGCGGCGGCGAACGGGCGCAATCGGAAGACCATCAACCGGTGTTCTACAATGACTTCGAGATCGTTCCAGAACCGCAACTGACGAACGGCCAATGGCAGGTTTCCGGACGGATCGAGAAGGAAATAGACGGCCATCGCAAAGTCCATATGTTCATTCGGGCCGACATGCTGCCCGGCGAGGACGAGGCCGTCAGCCAGACCGTGCGCAAGGCAAAGGTCATGATCGACCAGCAGGGCGATGGGATCTTCGACTAG